GGGGCCCACCGTGTTGGTGGGTCCCAACGGGCGGGGAAAGACCAACCTGCTCGAAGCGATCGGGTACATCGCGACGCTCTCCTCACACCGGGTCGCCACGGACGCTCCGCTGGTGCGGCACGGGTGCGACCGAGCTCTGGTGCGTGCGGCCGTGGTCAACGAGGGCCGGGAACTCACCGTGGAGCTGGAGATCGCGCCGGGCCGAGCGAACCGGGCGCGGATCAACCGGGGCGCCGTCGGCAAACCGCGCGACGTACTGGGCATCTTGCGGACGGTGCTGTTCTCGCCCGAGGACCTGGCGCTCGTGCGAGGCGACCCCTCCGAACGGCGACGATTCCTCGACGAGCTGCTCGTGCAGCGTGCCCCGAGATACGCGGGAGTGCGCTCGGAGTACGACCGGGTGTTGCGCCAGCGGAACGCGCTGTTGAAGAGCCTGGGCAGGTCCCGCCGCGGTCGCGGTGAGGAAGACCCCTACGCGGCCTCGACGCTGCAGGTGTGGGACAACCACCTGGCGACGACGGGGGCCGAGCTGCTGGCCGCGCGACTCAACCTGGTGGCGGACCTGGCGCCGTTCGTGGCCTCGTCCTACGCCGAGGTCGCGCCCGACTCCCGACCGGCGCTGATCTCCTATCGATCGAGTCTCGGTGCCGCGTTGCCCGAGGGCAGCGGCACCCCGGACGGCCCGAGGGTGACGCCGGAGGAACTGGCGGAAGTGCTGCTGCGCGTCCTCGGCGAGTTGCGCGACGCCGAGCTGGAGCGGGGCGTGAGCCTGGTGGGGCCGCATCGGGACGACCTCGACCTGGTGCTGGGCCGGGCTCCGGCGAAGGGCTACGCCAGCCACGGCGAGTCGTGGTCGTTCGCCCTGGCGCTTCGACTGGCGTCGTACCAGCTCCTGCGCGACGAAGCGGGCGGGGAGCCGGTCCTGCTCCTCGACGACGTGTTCGCCGAACTCGACACCCGCCGGCGTGCTCGGTTGGCCGACGTGGCCACGAAGGCCGAACAGGTGTTGGTGACGGCCGCGGTGGAGGGTGACGTGCCCGTCGAACTCGACGGAGTGCGCTACCGGGTGTCGGAGGGTGAGGTGACCCGTGACTGATCGGGGACAGCCCACGCGACGAAATGTGACGGCCGACATGCGAGTTACCCACCGACCTGGGGATAAGTCTGTGGATAGTGTGGATAACTCAGGTAGCGCGTTACCACTCCGGG
The window above is part of the Saccharomonospora glauca K62 genome. Proteins encoded here:
- the recF gene encoding DNA replication/repair protein RecF (All proteins in this family for which functions are known are DNA-binding proteins that assist the filamentation of RecA onto DNA for the initiation of recombination or recombinational repair.), with translation MYLRHLQVTDFRSWEHVDLPLRAGPTVLVGPNGRGKTNLLEAIGYIATLSSHRVATDAPLVRHGCDRALVRAAVVNEGRELTVELEIAPGRANRARINRGAVGKPRDVLGILRTVLFSPEDLALVRGDPSERRRFLDELLVQRAPRYAGVRSEYDRVLRQRNALLKSLGRSRRGRGEEDPYAASTLQVWDNHLATTGAELLAARLNLVADLAPFVASSYAEVAPDSRPALISYRSSLGAALPEGSGTPDGPRVTPEELAEVLLRVLGELRDAELERGVSLVGPHRDDLDLVLGRAPAKGYASHGESWSFALALRLASYQLLRDEAGGEPVLLLDDVFAELDTRRRARLADVATKAEQVLVTAAVEGDVPVELDGVRYRVSEGEVTRD